A single window of Syntrophotalea acetylenica DNA harbors:
- a CDS encoding phosphatidylserine decarboxylase family protein, translated as MRNQNQPVAVEGYPFIGLFAFITLVFALLGWGLCTILFLGLTLFATYFFRNPERYSDAEAVAILAPADGKVIYVGPALEERCFKAEVTKISIFMSVFDVHVNRVPISGKVVDLFYNKGQFLNASLDKASLNNEQSGMLLEDSSGRKMLVVQIAGLIARRIVSYPVLGDILQRGARYGLIRFGSRVDLYFPEDVDIQVRVGERVWGGESVLGYLK; from the coding sequence ATGCGTAACCAAAATCAACCGGTAGCTGTCGAAGGCTACCCCTTTATCGGCTTGTTCGCTTTTATCACCTTGGTATTCGCGCTTCTGGGGTGGGGGCTATGTACCATTCTGTTTCTCGGCCTGACCCTGTTTGCAACCTATTTTTTCCGCAATCCCGAGCGCTACAGTGACGCCGAGGCGGTGGCGATTCTGGCTCCAGCCGACGGCAAGGTGATTTATGTCGGGCCTGCCCTGGAGGAGCGCTGTTTCAAAGCTGAAGTCACCAAGATCAGCATCTTCATGTCGGTCTTTGATGTCCATGTGAATCGCGTACCGATTTCCGGCAAGGTTGTGGATCTGTTTTACAACAAGGGGCAGTTTCTCAATGCCTCCCTGGACAAGGCCAGTCTGAACAATGAGCAGTCCGGAATGCTGCTGGAAGACTCTTCGGGACGCAAAATGCTTGTAGTGCAGATAGCCGGGCTGATAGCGCGGCGCATTGTCTCATATCCGGTACTGGGGGATATTCTGCAGCGGGGTGCCCGGTATGGACTGATCCGGTTCGGATCCCGCGTCGATCTTTATTTTCCGGAGGATGTCGATATCCAGGTGCGAGTCGGTGAAAGAGTCTGGGGTGGTGAGTCGGTGCTTGGTTATCTGAAATGA
- the ilvN gene encoding acetolactate synthase small subunit, whose protein sequence is MASQEAKHTISVLVENEFGVLTRVAGLFSGRGFNIESLSVAPTLDPSISRMTIVTSGDERILEQITKQLNKLIDTIKVIDFTDCEFVERELALIKVQATEDTRAEVLRIVDIFRGSVVDVTARSYTIEITGAPGKIQAVVDLLKPIGIQEIVRSGPIVLGRGHKGWNG, encoded by the coding sequence ATGGCAAGCCAAGAGGCAAAACATACGATTTCCGTACTTGTGGAAAACGAGTTCGGGGTCCTGACCCGTGTTGCAGGGCTTTTCTCCGGCCGCGGGTTCAATATTGAAAGTTTGTCGGTCGCGCCGACTCTGGATCCCAGCATCTCCCGCATGACCATTGTGACCAGCGGCGATGAACGCATCCTGGAACAGATCACCAAACAGCTCAACAAACTCATCGACACCATCAAGGTCATCGATTTTACCGACTGTGAGTTTGTGGAGCGTGAACTGGCGCTGATCAAGGTGCAGGCCACCGAGGATACGCGGGCCGAGGTTCTGCGCATCGTCGATATCTTCCGGGGGAGTGTCGTTGATGTAACGGCGCGGTCCTATACCATCGAGATCACCGGTGCTCCAGGCAAGATTCAGGCGGTTGTCGATCTGCTCAAGCCCATTGGCATTCAGGAAATCGTGCGCTCAGGACCCATCGTTCTGGGGCGCGGACACAAGGGGTGGAACGGCTGA
- the ilvB gene encoding biosynthetic-type acetolactate synthase large subunit: protein MKKTGSQILLESLVLEGVDTVFGYPGGTVINIYNDLLDYPIKHILTRHEQAAVHAADGYARATGKVGVAIATSGPGATNTVTGIATAYMDSTPMVVITGQVPTPLIGNDAFQEADIVGMTRSITKHNYLVKDVKDLARIIKQAFYIARTGRPGPVLIDLPKDVQIAATRFSYPETVELRGYKPTYSGNVRQVEKAAKMILASRRPVLFVGGGATASDAGEDLMSFAELIQAPVVTTLMGMAAFPTGHPLALGMLGMHGTYYANMAVTNADLLVAIGARFDDRVTGRVAAFAPKAKIIHIDIDPTSIKKNVRVDLPIVGELRDVITNIMDRLRSDAAQVQALPELTASWRSQIDAWRSQYPMTYKASDTVIKPQFVIQKIRELTARDAVIATEVGQHQMWTAQFFNFCHPRSFITSGGLGTMGFGLPAALGAQVACPDRQVIDISGDGSFQMNSQELATLVQYKLPVKIAILNNNFLGMVRQWQQLFFDRRYSQTPMELPIDFVKLAEAYGATGLRATRPAEVEGVIRKALEIPGPVLMEFQVDREENVMPMVPAGAAIDEMVLAS from the coding sequence GTGAAGAAAACCGGTTCTCAGATACTTCTGGAAAGCCTGGTGCTCGAGGGTGTGGACACGGTGTTCGGTTATCCCGGCGGTACCGTCATCAATATCTACAACGACTTGCTTGATTACCCCATCAAGCACATCCTTACCCGACATGAGCAGGCGGCTGTACACGCTGCCGACGGCTATGCCCGGGCGACGGGCAAGGTGGGCGTGGCCATTGCCACCAGCGGTCCCGGTGCGACCAACACAGTGACCGGTATCGCAACCGCCTACATGGATTCGACTCCGATGGTGGTCATTACCGGGCAGGTGCCGACGCCTCTGATCGGCAACGACGCTTTTCAGGAAGCGGACATTGTCGGCATGACCCGCTCCATTACCAAGCACAATTATCTGGTCAAGGATGTCAAGGACCTCGCACGCATCATCAAACAGGCTTTCTATATCGCCCGCACCGGTCGTCCAGGCCCCGTTCTGATCGATCTTCCTAAAGACGTGCAGATCGCAGCGACCCGTTTTTCCTATCCCGAAACCGTTGAACTGCGAGGCTACAAGCCGACTTACAGCGGCAATGTGCGGCAGGTTGAGAAAGCCGCCAAAATGATCCTGGCGTCCCGCCGTCCGGTGCTCTTTGTCGGCGGCGGTGCAACGGCTTCCGATGCCGGCGAGGATCTGATGTCCTTTGCCGAGCTCATCCAGGCACCGGTGGTGACAACCCTGATGGGGATGGCCGCTTTCCCGACGGGGCATCCTCTTGCTCTTGGCATGCTCGGCATGCATGGAACCTATTACGCCAATATGGCCGTTACCAATGCGGACCTTCTGGTTGCCATCGGTGCGCGATTTGACGACCGTGTCACCGGCAGAGTCGCGGCTTTTGCGCCTAAAGCCAAAATCATTCATATCGACATCGATCCCACCTCCATCAAGAAGAATGTCAGGGTTGATCTGCCCATTGTCGGGGAACTGCGGGACGTGATCACCAATATCATGGACCGCCTCCGGAGCGATGCGGCACAGGTCCAGGCTCTTCCGGAGCTTACCGCGTCCTGGCGCAGTCAGATCGATGCCTGGCGTTCCCAGTACCCCATGACTTACAAGGCCAGCGATACCGTCATCAAACCGCAGTTTGTCATCCAGAAGATCCGGGAACTGACGGCCAGGGATGCCGTCATCGCCACCGAGGTAGGACAACATCAGATGTGGACCGCGCAGTTTTTCAATTTCTGCCATCCACGCAGTTTTATAACCTCCGGCGGATTGGGGACCATGGGATTTGGTCTTCCCGCTGCCCTTGGGGCCCAGGTGGCTTGTCCCGACCGGCAGGTCATTGACATTTCCGGGGACGGTTCCTTCCAGATGAATTCCCAGGAACTCGCGACCCTTGTGCAGTACAAACTGCCCGTGAAAATTGCGATTCTGAACAATAATTTTCTTGGCATGGTGCGACAGTGGCAGCAGTTGTTCTTTGATCGGCGCTACAGTCAGACGCCGATGGAGCTGCCGATTGATTTCGTCAAACTGGCCGAGGCTTACGGTGCTACAGGTTTGCGTGCCACCCGTCCTGCCGAGGTGGAAGGGGTTATCCGAAAAGCTCTCGAAATACCGGGTCCGGTTCTGATGGAATTCCAGGTCGACCGGGAAGAAAATGTCATGCCCATGGTACCTGCAGGGGCTGCGATCGATGAAATGGTTCTGGCTTCTTAG
- the ilvD gene encoding dihydroxy-acid dehydratase, translated as MKGKRSEAVTQGFERAPHRALLMGTGIPRKELDKPLIGIATSFTDLIPGHIGMRDLERFIEKGVHTGGGYSFLFGIPGVCDGIAMGHKGMHYSLSTRELIADMVESIAEAHRLDGLVLLTNCDKITPGMLMAAARLDIPCIVVTAGPMLTGTGRRGRRYSFVTDTFEAMARFKKGEISADELQQCENRACPGAGSCQGLFTANTMAILTETLGMSLVGCGTTVAVSSHKRHIAFASGERIVDLVREGITPRQILTRQAFENAIRVDLALGGSSNTVLHLLAIAHEAEVDLPLDMFDKLGRDTPQLASMNPGGKYFMEDLDAAGGVPGVLYQLRDLILDNPTLGGISVKQIIDSVYDVDEEVIHPMSDAIRPEGGIAVLSGNLAPDGAIVKQSGVSEKMMKFEGTARCFNSEEDAMQALMNGVVKAGDVVVIRYEGPKGGPGMREMLAPTATLMGLGLGDSVALITDGRFSGGTRGPCIGHVSPEAAVGGTIALVEDGDVIELDIPTRRLELKVPEQVLEERRQRWQAPEPKIKKGWLSRYASVVTSANTGAICQAR; from the coding sequence ATGAAAGGCAAACGAAGCGAAGCCGTCACACAAGGATTTGAACGCGCCCCCCATCGCGCCCTGCTGATGGGCACCGGCATTCCCCGCAAGGAGCTGGACAAGCCCCTTATCGGGATCGCCACCTCTTTTACCGACCTGATCCCCGGCCATATTGGAATGCGCGATCTTGAGCGCTTCATCGAAAAGGGTGTGCATACCGGAGGCGGGTATTCCTTTCTGTTTGGTATTCCTGGTGTCTGTGACGGTATTGCCATGGGTCACAAGGGGATGCACTACTCCCTGTCCACCCGTGAGCTGATTGCCGATATGGTCGAATCGATTGCCGAAGCGCACCGCCTCGATGGTCTGGTGTTGCTCACCAATTGCGACAAGATTACGCCCGGCATGCTGATGGCCGCGGCGCGGCTCGACATCCCCTGTATTGTCGTTACGGCAGGGCCCATGCTGACCGGGACGGGACGTCGCGGTCGTCGTTATTCGTTTGTTACCGATACCTTCGAGGCTATGGCCCGGTTCAAAAAAGGTGAAATCAGCGCCGATGAACTGCAGCAGTGCGAAAACCGCGCATGTCCCGGCGCCGGGTCCTGTCAGGGGCTGTTTACCGCCAATACCATGGCGATTCTGACCGAAACTCTCGGTATGAGCCTGGTAGGATGCGGTACCACGGTAGCGGTTTCTTCCCACAAACGGCATATTGCTTTTGCTTCGGGAGAGCGCATCGTCGATCTGGTCCGGGAAGGCATCACTCCACGACAGATTCTTACCCGGCAGGCTTTCGAAAACGCCATTCGGGTAGATCTGGCGCTTGGCGGATCGAGCAACACGGTTCTGCACCTGCTGGCTATTGCTCATGAGGCGGAAGTCGATCTGCCTCTGGATATGTTCGATAAACTTGGCCGTGACACGCCGCAACTGGCATCCATGAATCCCGGGGGAAAATATTTCATGGAAGATCTCGATGCCGCCGGTGGCGTGCCGGGTGTGCTCTACCAGCTGCGCGACCTTATCCTTGACAACCCCACTCTCGGTGGTATCAGCGTGAAGCAGATCATCGACAGTGTTTATGATGTCGACGAGGAAGTCATTCATCCAATGAGCGATGCGATCCGCCCCGAGGGAGGGATCGCCGTTCTGTCAGGTAATCTGGCCCCTGACGGCGCGATCGTCAAACAGTCGGGGGTATCCGAAAAAATGATGAAATTCGAGGGTACGGCCCGTTGCTTCAATTCAGAGGAAGATGCCATGCAGGCCCTCATGAATGGGGTCGTCAAAGCCGGTGACGTGGTCGTGATCCGTTACGAGGGTCCCAAAGGAGGTCCCGGCATGCGCGAAATGCTTGCCCCTACGGCAACCCTCATGGGACTCGGGCTCGGCGACAGCGTTGCGCTGATCACCGATGGGCGTTTTTCCGGCGGCACCCGTGGCCCGTGCATCGGGCACGTTTCACCGGAAGCCGCGGTGGGGGGGACCATTGCCCTTGTCGAGGATGGTGATGTCATCGAGCTTGACATCCCGACCCGCCGCCTTGAGCTGAAGGTGCCGGAGCAGGTGCTGGAGGAGCGTCGCCAACGCTGGCAGGCTCCCGAGCCCAAGATCAAAAAAGGCTGGTTGTCCCGCTATGCCTCTGTGGTAACGTCGGCCAATACCGGCGCCATCTGTCAGGCGCGATGA
- a CDS encoding YdcH family protein, which yields MEEQDLGLVQRLCDASPRYRRLYEEHVLLERELEMLDQREILSTDEELQRKKVQKLKLAGKDEMAQIMRLWKR from the coding sequence ATGGAAGAACAAGATCTTGGACTGGTCCAGCGGCTCTGCGATGCAAGTCCCCGATATCGCAGGCTTTACGAGGAGCACGTGCTGCTCGAGCGGGAACTTGAAATGCTGGACCAGCGGGAAATTCTAAGTACCGACGAAGAACTCCAAAGGAAAAAAGTGCAAAAGCTTAAACTTGCGGGTAAGGATGAAATGGCGCAGATCATGCGTCTTTGGAAGCGGTAG
- the tsaB gene encoding tRNA (adenosine(37)-N6)-threonylcarbamoyltransferase complex dimerization subunit type 1 TsaB has protein sequence MSELILTVDTSTPAGSVALSRGEELLGEVLLHLRGTHTDRILGSMNWMLAEAGFKPSDMDAFGVVVGPGSFTGLRVGVGTVKGLAYACGVPVVGVSSLETLATQCPASAYPVCALIDARKKEVYASVFDCKAGEPASVIPEQVLSPDALLDHLHDDHLFIGSGALLYRDLIRQRMGERCHFVSWSLNLPRASHAAMLVLSRLRDGQGKTAREIMPRYIRASEAEYMLAAKGSSCSG, from the coding sequence ATGTCGGAGCTGATTCTTACCGTCGATACTTCCACGCCGGCCGGCAGCGTGGCGCTGAGCCGTGGAGAAGAATTGCTTGGCGAGGTGCTGCTGCATTTACGGGGTACTCACACCGACCGCATTCTGGGGTCGATGAACTGGATGCTGGCGGAGGCGGGTTTCAAGCCGAGTGACATGGATGCTTTCGGGGTGGTTGTCGGGCCCGGCTCCTTTACCGGCCTGCGCGTCGGAGTCGGCACGGTCAAGGGGCTGGCTTATGCTTGCGGGGTTCCGGTGGTCGGCGTTTCTTCCCTGGAAACTCTTGCCACGCAGTGTCCGGCGTCGGCTTATCCGGTTTGTGCCCTGATCGATGCCCGCAAAAAGGAGGTCTATGCCTCGGTATTCGACTGCAAGGCGGGCGAACCGGCTTCTGTCATCCCCGAACAAGTTCTGAGCCCCGATGCCTTGCTGGATCATTTGCATGATGATCACCTGTTTATCGGCAGCGGTGCTCTTCTTTACAGGGATCTGATCCGGCAGCGGATGGGCGAGCGCTGCCATTTTGTCTCCTGGAGCCTGAACCTGCCCCGTGCATCCCATGCTGCAATGCTGGTTTTGTCCCGACTGCGAGACGGACAGGGAAAGACTGCCAGGGAAATCATGCCTCGTTATATCCGGGCGTCCGAAGCCGAGTATATGCTGGCGGCAAAAGGCTCCTCCTGCTCCGGTTGA
- a CDS encoding phosphatidate cytidylyltransferase — translation MKEAAIKTRILTACIVLPLLIAFILWTPFWGFFGFVGLVCGWGLLEFFAMAYAQRRFGETLLGLALGLALMVFAALGWHAAFIGCLTASLFGVACCFLIRHGNMQTVAGELSLLLFGVLYVSLPLAHLAMLRGLPHGVRWIFLVLLMVMLNDTCAYFTGSFLGRHKLYPSVSPNKSVEGAIGGLAGSILAAGIAHLTFVPWPGLGFLLLLGLVAGAVAELGDLFESLLKRSFGVKDSGSMIPGHGGILDRLDSLLFVFPLTYYFALTFQG, via the coding sequence ATGAAGGAGGCTGCCATTAAAACCCGGATTCTGACCGCGTGCATTGTATTGCCGCTGCTTATCGCCTTTATTCTGTGGACACCTTTCTGGGGCTTTTTCGGGTTTGTCGGCCTCGTGTGCGGCTGGGGACTTTTAGAATTTTTCGCCATGGCTTACGCTCAGCGTCGATTTGGCGAAACGCTTCTGGGCCTGGCTCTTGGGCTGGCTCTTATGGTTTTTGCGGCTTTGGGCTGGCATGCAGCTTTTATCGGCTGTCTGACCGCATCCCTGTTCGGGGTTGCCTGCTGTTTCCTTATACGCCACGGAAATATGCAAACCGTCGCGGGAGAGTTGTCTCTGCTGCTGTTCGGCGTGCTTTATGTGAGTTTGCCGCTGGCGCATCTGGCCATGCTGCGTGGTTTGCCCCACGGTGTCCGTTGGATTTTTCTGGTTTTGCTGATGGTGATGCTGAACGATACCTGCGCCTATTTTACCGGCAGCTTTTTGGGGCGGCACAAATTGTATCCCAGTGTCAGCCCCAACAAGAGCGTCGAGGGCGCCATTGGCGGCCTCGCCGGCAGCATTCTCGCCGCGGGTATTGCGCATCTGACATTTGTCCCCTGGCCTGGCCTCGGGTTTTTGTTGTTGTTGGGGTTGGTGGCTGGCGCCGTGGCCGAACTCGGAGATCTGTTTGAATCACTACTGAAGCGCTCTTTCGGGGTCAAGGATTCCGGTTCGATGATTCCGGGGCATGGCGGTATTCTGGACCGCCTTGACAGTCTGCTGTTCGTTTTTCCTTTAACATATTATTTTGCCCTGACCTTTCAGGGCTAG
- a CDS encoding isoprenyl transferase codes for MRIPEHLAIIMDGNGRWAEQRNLPRMLGHHHGVETAKVIIEECRRLRVPYLTLYAFSSENWGRPDEEVDALMSLLNTFLERELQSLLTHRIRLNVIGSIRRLPAPVRETLVQTMERTASNRDMVLTLALSYGARDEIVEAARMLAHDAVAGLLDPSEIDEKTFSNALQTADMPDPDFLIRTSGEMRISNFLLWQLAYAEIYVTPVLWPDFGVVDLHQALAEFGRRERRYGLTGGQLQHETRE; via the coding sequence ATGCGAATACCCGAACATCTCGCCATAATCATGGATGGCAATGGCCGCTGGGCCGAGCAGCGAAACTTGCCCCGCATGCTTGGTCATCATCATGGAGTCGAAACCGCCAAGGTCATCATTGAGGAATGTCGTCGGCTACGGGTTCCGTATCTGACGCTCTACGCTTTCAGTTCCGAAAACTGGGGCCGTCCGGATGAAGAAGTCGATGCTCTGATGAGCCTGCTCAACACTTTTCTCGAAAGAGAACTGCAGTCCCTCCTTACCCATCGTATCCGTCTGAATGTCATCGGCTCCATTCGTCGTTTGCCCGCGCCGGTCCGGGAAACCCTCGTGCAGACCATGGAGCGCACTGCCAGCAATCGGGATATGGTGCTGACACTGGCCTTGTCTTATGGCGCCCGGGACGAAATTGTCGAAGCGGCCAGGATGCTTGCGCATGACGCCGTGGCCGGGCTCCTCGATCCTTCTGAAATCGATGAAAAGACATTTTCAAATGCATTGCAGACCGCGGACATGCCCGATCCGGACTTTTTAATCCGTACCAGCGGCGAGATGCGTATCAGTAACTTTCTGTTGTGGCAGTTGGCTTATGCCGAAATCTATGTCACGCCGGTTCTGTGGCCTGATTTTGGCGTTGTCGATCTGCACCAGGCGCTGGCTGAATTCGGGCGCAGAGAACGACGCTACGGCCTGACAGGTGGACAGTTGCAACATGAAACCAGGGAATGA
- the frr gene encoding ribosome recycling factor, producing MYNDVIKKARSGMDKAVDALKKDMTKVRTGRASTALLDDVMVDYYGTPTPLNQVGTLAVPEPRMITIQPWEKKLLSEIEKAIFKADLGLNPSSDGQIIRIAIPPMTEERRKEMGKVVRKMGEDAKVAVRGARREANDGMKKLEKGKEISADDLKRGEKEIQDLTDSFVARIDELVVAKEKEIMEI from the coding sequence ATGTATAACGATGTCATCAAGAAAGCTCGCAGCGGCATGGACAAGGCAGTGGATGCCTTGAAAAAGGACATGACCAAAGTACGCACGGGCAGGGCCTCGACCGCTCTGCTGGATGATGTCATGGTCGATTATTACGGCACGCCGACGCCACTGAACCAGGTCGGTACCCTGGCTGTTCCCGAGCCCCGCATGATTACCATTCAGCCCTGGGAGAAAAAACTCCTTTCCGAAATTGAAAAAGCCATATTCAAGGCTGACCTCGGCCTTAATCCCTCTTCGGACGGACAGATTATCCGTATAGCGATACCGCCCATGACCGAAGAGCGACGCAAGGAAATGGGCAAGGTGGTACGGAAGATGGGCGAAGATGCCAAGGTTGCCGTGCGCGGTGCCCGCCGCGAAGCCAACGATGGCATGAAAAAGCTGGAAAAAGGCAAGGAAATCAGTGCCGATGATTTGAAACGCGGCGAGAAAGAGATTCAGGATCTTACCGACTCTTTTGTGGCAAGGATCGATGAACTTGTTGTCGCCAAGGAAAAGGAAATCATGGAGATCTGA
- the pyrH gene encoding UMP kinase encodes MEGQQPVYKRILLKLSGEALAGNQGFGIDPQVISGIAGEIREVLGLGVEVAVVIGGGNIFRGMAAAAGGMDRAGADYMGMLATIMNSLALQDALEQVGVVTRVQTAIEMREVAEPYIRRRAIRHLEKGRVVIFGGGTGNPFFTTDTAASLRAMEIGADVILKATKVDGVYSADPCQDKSAVKYDRLTYLDVLQKGLKVMDATATSLCMDNDLPIVVFQLSRPGNIQKVVLGEGIGTIVKGE; translated from the coding sequence ATGGAAGGCCAACAACCTGTTTATAAGCGGATTCTTCTGAAACTGAGTGGCGAAGCCCTGGCGGGTAACCAGGGCTTCGGCATCGATCCCCAGGTCATTTCCGGCATTGCGGGTGAGATCAGGGAGGTTCTCGGCCTCGGTGTGGAGGTAGCCGTAGTGATCGGCGGGGGCAACATTTTTCGCGGCATGGCAGCGGCGGCCGGCGGGATGGATCGTGCCGGGGCCGATTATATGGGGATGCTCGCGACGATAATGAACAGCCTCGCGCTGCAGGATGCCCTCGAGCAGGTCGGGGTTGTCACCCGGGTGCAGACCGCCATCGAAATGCGCGAAGTCGCCGAGCCCTATATCCGCCGGCGCGCTATCCGGCATCTGGAAAAAGGCCGGGTGGTTATTTTCGGCGGCGGCACCGGCAATCCTTTCTTTACCACCGACACGGCTGCCAGTCTGCGCGCCATGGAAATCGGAGCCGATGTCATCCTCAAGGCTACCAAGGTTGATGGCGTGTACAGCGCCGACCCCTGTCAGGACAAAAGCGCGGTCAAGTACGACCGCCTGACCTACCTTGATGTTCTGCAAAAGGGTCTCAAAGTCATGGATGCCACGGCCACCTCGCTGTGTATGGATAATGATCTGCCTATCGTGGTTTTCCAATTGTCCCGCCCGGGGAATATCCAGAAGGTGGTTCTCGGAGAGGGGATTGGCACCATTGTCAAAGGAGAATGA
- the tsf gene encoding translation elongation factor Ts, with amino-acid sequence MKITASMVSELRTKTGAGMMDCKKALAEADGNMEEAVDILRKKGLSAAAKKADRAAAEGLVAGVAEGRCGVLVEVNAETDFVAKNANFQAFTNGVAAVVLSSRPADLDALKAQPFPGTGRTIAEEQTHQVATIGENINLRRFVCFETSQGVVSCYIHGVGKIGVLVELETSAENDDRVANLGRNLAMHIAAANPPYLCREDVPAEVVEKEKEIMRVKAIDSGKPENIVEKIITGQINKYFGEVCLLEQAYVIDPDLTVTKVVSNLGKEIGADVRLTRFARFQLGEGVEKRSDDFAAEVASMTK; translated from the coding sequence ATGAAAATCACTGCATCGATGGTTTCCGAGCTGCGCACCAAGACCGGTGCCGGGATGATGGACTGCAAGAAGGCACTGGCCGAAGCCGACGGAAATATGGAAGAAGCCGTTGATATTCTGCGTAAAAAAGGTCTGTCCGCCGCTGCCAAAAAGGCTGATCGTGCGGCCGCCGAAGGGCTGGTTGCCGGTGTTGCCGAGGGCCGCTGCGGCGTGTTGGTGGAAGTTAACGCCGAGACTGACTTTGTGGCCAAAAACGCTAACTTTCAGGCGTTTACCAATGGGGTGGCTGCGGTAGTTCTCTCCTCCAGACCCGCTGATCTGGATGCGCTCAAGGCTCAACCCTTCCCCGGAACCGGACGCACTATCGCCGAGGAGCAGACGCACCAGGTGGCGACTATCGGCGAGAATATCAATCTGCGGCGTTTCGTCTGTTTTGAAACCAGTCAGGGTGTCGTCTCCTGTTATATTCATGGGGTAGGCAAAATTGGTGTACTGGTCGAGTTGGAGACTTCCGCCGAGAACGATGATCGTGTCGCCAACCTTGGCCGCAATCTTGCCATGCATATCGCTGCCGCGAACCCTCCCTATCTGTGCCGTGAAGATGTACCGGCCGAGGTGGTGGAAAAGGAAAAAGAGATCATGCGCGTCAAAGCCATCGACAGCGGCAAGCCTGAAAATATTGTCGAGAAAATCATCACCGGGCAGATCAATAAATACTTCGGGGAAGTCTGCCTGCTGGAACAGGCCTACGTTATCGATCCCGATCTGACGGTGACAAAGGTGGTGAGCAACTTAGGCAAGGAAATCGGCGCCGACGTTCGGCTGACCCGTTTTGCCCGTTTCCAGCTTGGCGAAGGGGTCGAAAAACGCTCCGACGATTTCGCTGCCGAAGTCGCCTCCATGACAAAATAA
- the rpsB gene encoding 30S ribosomal protein S2, which translates to MAQISMKQLLEAGVHFGHQTKRWNPKMKPYIFGARNGIYIIDLQKTVRYFKSAYQFVRETVQNGEKILFVGTKKQAQEAIREETERAGQFFIDSRWLGGMLTNFSTIKKSIERLKKIEIMSQDGTYELLTKKEALGLEREREKLEKTLGGIKGMNKLPGAIFVIDPKKETIAVKEARKLGIPVVAVVDTNCDPDDIDYLIPGNDDAIRAIRLFAAKMADACLEGAQAREAALRADTDKAAEEASDEPAVAEAATEAAADAEKA; encoded by the coding sequence ATGGCTCAAATCAGTATGAAACAACTGCTCGAGGCGGGGGTGCACTTCGGCCACCAGACCAAACGCTGGAACCCCAAAATGAAGCCTTATATCTTCGGGGCCCGCAACGGTATCTACATTATCGACCTGCAAAAGACCGTACGCTATTTCAAGTCGGCCTACCAGTTCGTGCGTGAGACGGTTCAGAATGGGGAGAAAATCCTCTTCGTCGGCACCAAAAAGCAGGCCCAGGAAGCCATCCGCGAGGAAACTGAGCGCGCAGGTCAGTTTTTTATCGACAGCCGCTGGCTTGGTGGCATGCTGACCAACTTTTCCACGATCAAAAAAAGCATCGAGCGATTGAAGAAAATCGAAATCATGTCGCAGGACGGCACCTATGAGCTGCTCACCAAAAAGGAAGCTCTGGGTCTGGAGCGCGAGCGTGAAAAACTCGAAAAAACCCTTGGCGGCATCAAGGGCATGAATAAATTGCCCGGCGCCATTTTTGTCATCGATCCCAAAAAGGAAACCATTGCCGTTAAGGAAGCCCGGAAGCTTGGTATCCCGGTGGTCGCGGTGGTCGATACCAACTGTGACCCCGACGATATCGACTATCTGATTCCTGGTAACGATGATGCCATCCGCGCCATTCGTCTGTTTGCTGCCAAGATGGCCGATGCCTGCCTCGAAGGGGCTCAGGCCCGTGAAGCCGCCTTGCGTGCCGATACCGACAAGGCTGCAGAGGAAGCCAGTGACGAACCCGCGGTAGCCGAGGCGGCCACCGAGGCCGCCGCGGATGCTGAAAAAGCATAA